From the genome of Desulfobotulus pelophilus, one region includes:
- a CDS encoding tetratricopeptide repeat protein, protein MIDLKKMSFLIVDDMDNMCRSIRSMLKILDYGSSYRLAGNGKEALQLLRQFSVNLAIIDWNMPVMTGIELLDSIRADKELRDMPVIMITAEANSEIVAEAAESDIDAYLLKPITVKSLGSKIEKVVERANNPPPALSLLKEVRNLMEARKFDEAIPICRKAIEADPTSSRPIRTMGEIFFKNEEIDLAERWFVKAAQMNHLDVFSFHHLGDIYLRRNDLDKAFRFYEKAMKISPRHVDRAINFGKVLLQKGKVDKAGTVFENAVRLSGSPMELREDVGRSCLNACAFHAAINQFEVILKQFPKRFDIMKMMGIAKSSTGNDEEALALFLKVAEKEPDDFDLHLRIAKIYVTMKQTFRAEEILQKLQRMDPEHQEVRRLIAKNL, encoded by the coding sequence ATGATCGACCTCAAAAAAATGAGTTTTCTCATCGTGGATGACATGGATAATATGTGTCGATCCATCCGGAGCATGCTCAAAATCCTTGACTACGGCAGCAGTTACCGCCTTGCCGGTAATGGAAAAGAGGCGCTTCAGCTTCTCCGCCAATTTTCCGTAAACCTTGCCATTATAGACTGGAACATGCCGGTTATGACCGGCATAGAGCTGCTGGACAGCATCCGGGCAGACAAAGAACTTAGAGATATGCCCGTCATTATGATCACAGCAGAAGCCAACAGTGAAATCGTAGCCGAAGCCGCGGAATCCGACATCGACGCCTATCTGCTGAAGCCCATTACGGTGAAATCCCTCGGCTCCAAAATCGAAAAGGTTGTGGAGAGAGCCAATAACCCTCCCCCGGCCCTGAGTCTCCTCAAAGAAGTCCGCAACCTCATGGAGGCCCGGAAGTTTGATGAAGCCATTCCTATATGCAGAAAAGCCATTGAGGCTGACCCAACCTCATCCCGACCCATCCGTACTATGGGAGAAATCTTCTTTAAAAACGAAGAAATTGATCTTGCCGAACGCTGGTTTGTCAAAGCTGCGCAGATGAATCATCTGGATGTCTTTTCCTTCCACCATCTTGGCGACATTTACCTGCGGCGCAATGACCTGGACAAGGCTTTCCGTTTTTATGAGAAAGCCATGAAAATCAGCCCTCGCCATGTGGACAGGGCCATCAATTTCGGCAAAGTTCTGTTACAGAAAGGAAAAGTCGACAAGGCCGGAACGGTTTTTGAAAATGCCGTTCGGCTCTCCGGAAGCCCAATGGAACTACGAGAAGATGTGGGCAGATCCTGCCTGAATGCATGTGCCTTCCATGCAGCCATCAACCAGTTTGAAGTGATTCTCAAGCAGTTTCCCAAGCGGTTTGACATCATGAAAATGATGGGCATAGCTAAAAGCAGCACCGGCAATGATGAGGAAGCCCTTGCCCTGTTCCTCAAGGTCGCGGAAAAAGAGCCCGATGATTTTGACCTCCATCTACGCATTGCAAAGATTTATGTGACGATGAAACAGACCTTCCGGGCCGAAGAAATACTGCAAAAACTGCAGCGTATGGACCCGGAACACCAGGAGGTTCGTCGCCTCATAGCCAAAAACCTCTGA
- a CDS encoding GAF domain-containing sensor histidine kinase, with protein MHKDQNILETLALITSISSSASLDDHQKLQHLLEALCLLVKTEKASIMFKRGNRFLEVVASTRPEIIGLRQPVSSDSPSCWVIRNKKALYMDKDTLNPGISFKGGYKTDVFFLVPIFSANRVMGVLSMTDKEGDGSFSVKDREIILQLAGLIISAIENHRLNERLKKQRRQLEKKNKQLREYERIRQEFFNLLVHDLKAPIAEVVANLDILSYTTKEDNLSFVEAAQSSCETMFRMISNLLDITRLENKMIQLIPERLEAADLLKEALSMIHGQARIRQISIRNAMESEETPSPHFIGDRGLLLRVFQNLLTNAIAHSPDQSTITAGYWTENGTILFYIDDEGPGIAPENREKIFDKYMQIGNRNRTQGHSTGLGLNFCYLAIKAHKGTIFMVASETEGSSFRFTLPVIQEIKDFY; from the coding sequence ATGCACAAAGACCAAAACATATTGGAAACCCTTGCCCTCATCACAAGCATCTCTAGCAGTGCCAGCCTGGATGATCATCAGAAGCTTCAGCATCTGCTGGAAGCCCTGTGCCTTCTGGTTAAAACAGAAAAAGCATCCATCATGTTCAAACGGGGCAACCGGTTTCTGGAAGTTGTTGCCTCCACACGACCTGAAATCATAGGACTCCGCCAGCCCGTAAGCTCCGACAGCCCTTCTTGCTGGGTTATCCGTAATAAAAAAGCCCTCTACATGGACAAAGACACCCTAAACCCTGGCATTTCCTTCAAAGGCGGCTATAAAACCGATGTTTTTTTTCTGGTACCCATTTTTTCAGCCAACAGGGTAATGGGAGTCCTCTCCATGACGGATAAAGAAGGAGACGGCAGCTTTTCCGTTAAGGACAGGGAAATCATTCTTCAGCTTGCCGGTCTCATTATCAGTGCCATAGAAAATCATCGCCTGAATGAGCGCCTCAAAAAACAGCGCCGCCAGCTGGAAAAAAAGAATAAACAGCTGCGGGAATATGAAAGGATCCGCCAGGAATTTTTCAACCTCCTTGTCCATGATCTCAAAGCGCCCATTGCAGAGGTTGTGGCCAATCTGGACATCCTTTCCTACACCACAAAAGAAGACAACCTCTCCTTTGTGGAGGCCGCCCAGTCCAGCTGTGAAACCATGTTCCGAATGATATCCAACCTTCTCGACATTACCCGGCTTGAAAACAAAATGATCCAGCTCATTCCAGAACGCCTGGAGGCAGCCGATCTACTGAAAGAAGCGCTGTCCATGATCCATGGACAGGCCAGAATCAGACAGATATCCATCCGTAACGCCATGGAATCCGAGGAGACTCCCTCTCCTCACTTTATCGGTGACCGGGGCCTTCTGCTGAGGGTTTTTCAGAACCTGCTTACCAATGCCATTGCCCATTCTCCAGATCAAAGCACCATCACAGCAGGATACTGGACAGAAAACGGCACCATTCTTTTTTATATTGATGACGAAGGGCCAGGCATTGCCCCGGAAAACAGAGAAAAAATTTTTGATAAATATATGCAGATAGGTAACAGAAACAGAACCCAGGGCCATTCCACCGGCCTCGGGCTCAACTTCTGTTATCTCGCCATAAAGGCCCATAAAGGAACCATTTTTATGGTCGCCAGTGAAACAGAAGGCAGCAGTTTCCGGTTCACCCTGCCGGTGATACAGGAGATAAAGGATTTTTATTAA
- a CDS encoding type I DNA topoisomerase — MSDSTDALTVVRAHFDEVLGEHITTILDMDALPAGLVLNIATIVSLVLFVERESERDEFSDSPPLRYTRDSFFLDIREIGLGADSGVMGGLEPLLNSGLVKETEDGFLKPEPLAHKMLQVINTLFPGMQGMNFVAYVVQTIDEVVSDRKDLHDAKRFFLQTLQMHSLAGQVSELSRDRVANPKKGTVVTRDKRAVSTEWNRNVLQKLSRLRSQRGASRTEELQIREVFIPDRNEDEDPEAPSSGSGEKEELVSPVSSEVHAFAEDFSVPSPVIELSEMEESADESLAEDSAVPVQTGVLLADPVTEVPDEEELAPSSEEPPASSDNEEVAVPDFDPEPVSVQEASAPSEAFLPPETDVGRPEEENQESLEEVMDDRDIEARIAAFEETLALTCPLCKTGKLQENQTEKGKVFYDCSQSSCHFISWSQPFHYPCPTCANPFLIAFTSADGKEGLKCPRATCDYSQDERINPEEYQRKKKKKRKIVRRVKRKA, encoded by the coding sequence ATGTCTGATTCCACAGATGCTCTTACGGTAGTACGTGCCCACTTTGATGAGGTCCTTGGGGAGCATATTACTACAATTCTGGACATGGATGCCCTGCCGGCGGGGCTTGTTCTGAATATTGCCACCATTGTCTCTTTGGTATTGTTTGTGGAAAGGGAGTCGGAAAGAGATGAGTTTTCTGATTCTCCACCACTGCGGTATACGCGGGATAGTTTTTTTCTTGATATCCGCGAGATTGGTTTGGGAGCCGATTCAGGAGTTATGGGCGGGCTTGAGCCCCTGCTCAACTCCGGTCTTGTTAAGGAGACGGAGGACGGTTTTCTGAAACCCGAGCCTTTGGCTCATAAAATGCTTCAGGTGATCAATACTCTTTTCCCGGGTATGCAGGGAATGAATTTTGTGGCTTATGTGGTGCAGACCATTGACGAGGTGGTGTCAGACCGTAAGGATCTGCATGATGCTAAACGCTTTTTTCTGCAGACTCTGCAAATGCATTCGCTGGCAGGCCAGGTATCGGAGCTCTCCAGGGACAGAGTGGCAAATCCGAAAAAAGGGACCGTCGTTACGAGGGATAAGAGGGCTGTTTCCACGGAGTGGAACCGGAATGTGCTGCAGAAGCTAAGCCGCCTGCGAAGTCAGCGGGGTGCTTCTCGAACTGAAGAGTTGCAGATACGGGAGGTTTTTATTCCAGACAGGAATGAAGATGAGGACCCAGAGGCACCTTCTTCCGGTTCCGGTGAAAAGGAGGAGCTGGTCTCTCCTGTTTCCTCGGAAGTTCATGCTTTTGCAGAAGATTTTTCTGTCCCGTCCCCGGTTATAGAACTTTCAGAAATGGAAGAGTCAGCCGATGAATCGCTGGCAGAAGATTCCGCAGTCCCAGTCCAGACCGGGGTTCTTTTGGCGGATCCTGTTACGGAGGTACCCGATGAGGAAGAGCTTGCCCCATCATCTGAGGAGCCTCCCGCTTCCTCCGATAATGAAGAGGTCGCTGTTCCGGATTTTGACCCAGAGCCGGTTTCTGTGCAGGAGGCTTCCGCACCTTCAGAGGCTTTTCTGCCTCCGGAAACGGATGTCGGAAGACCTGAAGAAGAGAACCAAGAATCTCTTGAAGAAGTTATGGATGATAGAGATATAGAGGCTAGGATTGCGGCTTTTGAAGAAACGCTGGCCCTTACATGCCCTTTGTGCAAAACGGGGAAGTTGCAGGAAAACCAAACCGAAAAAGGGAAAGTTTTCTATGATTGCAGTCAGTCCAGCTGTCATTTTATCAGCTGGTCGCAACCCTTTCATTATCCCTGTCCCACATGTGCCAATCCTTTCCTTATTGCCTTTACTTCGGCCGATGGAAAGGAGGGGCTGAAGTGCCCGAGGGCTACCTGTGACTACTCGCAGGATGAACGGATTAATCCGGAGGAGTATCAGCGTAAAAAGAAGAAAAAGCGTAAGATTGTCCGGAGAGTCAAGCGGAAAGCATGA
- a CDS encoding ParA family protein, which produces MVSSVMHSVFCFINHNRDTGKTATVRNIAAAMALSGKQVLAVFPPAAACHEGWSSSLSVGNEMAEDEVIKGLYFLTPDFGFPEEDLSWPMICQKIETILTSLPADMVVLLDTPSAFSAFTRAGLFLARGGLIPLQLDASSFDRLGPTLGLLEWVRREKQQALPLLGMIPVRVRPQQSLSRIFSGPALSLFRAKMAPFPVPEDPLVSRAELNGKPVFYEDILSPSAKSYGMLAAWIGRFL; this is translated from the coding sequence ATGGTATCTTCGGTCATGCATTCTGTGTTTTGTTTTATTAATCATAACAGAGATACGGGTAAAACTGCAACGGTGAGAAATATTGCCGCAGCCATGGCTCTTTCCGGAAAGCAGGTGCTTGCCGTTTTTCCTCCGGCTGCCGCTTGCCATGAAGGATGGTCCTCTTCCCTGTCTGTTGGAAATGAAATGGCAGAGGATGAAGTCATCAAGGGTCTTTATTTTTTGACTCCGGATTTTGGATTTCCGGAAGAGGATCTTTCATGGCCCATGATCTGTCAAAAAATAGAAACGATTCTTACGTCGTTGCCTGCGGATATGGTTGTTCTTTTGGATACACCTTCGGCTTTTTCGGCTTTTACCAGAGCTGGCCTCTTCCTCGCCCGTGGAGGGCTGATTCCTTTGCAGCTTGACGCCAGTTCCTTTGACCGTCTGGGACCTACCCTTGGTTTGCTGGAGTGGGTTCGCAGGGAAAAGCAGCAGGCACTGCCACTTCTTGGCATGATACCTGTACGTGTCAGGCCTCAACAGTCTTTGTCCCGCATATTTTCCGGTCCTGCTCTCAGTTTATTTAGAGCCAAAATGGCACCGTTCCCCGTTCCGGAAGATCCTCTGGTATCCAGGGCGGAGTTAAATGGAAAACCTGTTTTTTATGAAGATATCCTGTCTCCTTCCGCAAAATCCTATGGTATGCTTGCGGCGTGGATAGGGAGGTTTCTGTAA
- a CDS encoding PaaI family thioesterase, translating into MNIQTHQSMNTQLCGTPERVENGTSLLSMQTLDCMVADSSGLIHGGFLFGLADHAAMLAVNHPNVVLGESSCRFLKPVVLGDSITAEARILHSKGKKHEVAVSLRVASKIVFSGTFICFIPEKHVLSNGAGPA; encoded by the coding sequence ATGAATATCCAGACACATCAGAGCATGAACACCCAGCTCTGTGGTACTCCCGAACGGGTAGAAAACGGCACCTCTCTCTTATCCATGCAGACACTGGACTGTATGGTGGCTGATTCCAGCGGGCTGATCCATGGTGGTTTTCTTTTCGGACTTGCGGATCATGCTGCCATGCTCGCAGTCAACCACCCCAATGTTGTACTCGGAGAAAGCTCATGCCGTTTTCTAAAGCCCGTTGTACTGGGAGATAGCATCACAGCAGAAGCCAGAATACTCCATTCCAAAGGAAAAAAACATGAGGTGGCTGTCTCCCTCAGGGTGGCTTCCAAAATTGTTTTCTCAGGCACATTTATCTGTTTTATACCGGAAAAACATGTTCTCTCTAATGGAGCCGGTCCGGCATAG